In one Mucilaginibacter ginsenosidivorax genomic region, the following are encoded:
- a CDS encoding TonB-dependent receptor, with the protein MKKEILHDKVFSVPHYRKFLLMLNWTFVLTFLFCLNVSANSYSQNVKVSLSLKDASLRKAIYTLEQKVQTRFLYSEQLLPQNKQVTLEVNNVPLLDVLNRILEDTGLAYQTTDNGLVIIALKGSVIKNTPVKGRVIDDKGSPLPGVSVKVLGTNGGAVTNGNGEYDVSVPEGASLVFSYIGYLTQTVEVGTKTQINVVLKLDEANQKLSEVIVVGYGTQRKSDLTGSVASISAKDLDKTPVLGADQMLQGRVSGLQLTQSDGQPGSATSIRIRGTNSINSGNEPLYVVDGFAGVGNLTSINPSDIQSIEVLKDASATAIYGSRGANGVILITTKKGKAGQHAINFESYTGLQHIARKLPLMDATQFGKYLNEYYTEYNAANPATAKALPYTDDQIAGFGKGTDWQDALYRTAPIQNYQLSFNGGSNEARYYLSLNHFDQDGIMRATGFRRELIRLNLDRNIGKKIKMGFSSQISYNVQAVDPSITGVGYGAAGGALSMNPITPVRDASGAYTFANAPAAYVGTYGNPVAAVELATDRIANARGLINTFGEYEFIPGFKFKSSFGVDYNTANENSYLPTTIYIGQQTSGTAYSSNNTSYSWLNENTLSFNKQFNKIHVIDAVAGVSLQEFKTKAFSSSAQGFFTDNLGTDNLALGANVLTPQSNTYKNTIASYFGRVNYRLMEKYLFTFTMRSDGSSRFGTTRKWGYFPSGAFAWRASEEKFIKNIKQISDLKIRASYGVTGNQEIGSYQSLSQYGINSYSLGTSTTRVVGVQPNNIANPKLSWESTASLDVGADMGFFNNRISLTADYYHKTTSDLLLNFSIPQSSGFSSILLNAGKVENHGIELSLTTRNIESAGFNWSTTITYAANKNKVLDMNGTNNILVGNTGPYIVTNGLAPSILRIGQPIGSFYGYHFDGIYQTQAQITAAGISGVVPGDAIIRDVDGNKIINGNDREIIGQAAPKFIFSINNTLSYKNFDLSIFAQGVQGNKVLNLTSYAHSNGTTANVYAYMANAWNGPGTSNTIPRVLSTSIRSAGVVDNYLEDGSYLRIQTVSLGYNIPVSPKSRVFKTSTVYVTVQNAYTFTKYTGYNPEINSFGAQNLNAGTQNLNPGSQNLNLGADVNSYPPSRTFLLGVKLGF; encoded by the coding sequence ACCAAACAACCGATAACGGGCTGGTGATAATAGCCCTAAAGGGTTCCGTTATTAAAAACACACCGGTAAAGGGCCGGGTGATTGACGATAAAGGCAGCCCTTTGCCGGGGGTAAGTGTAAAGGTGCTTGGTACAAATGGCGGCGCAGTAACTAACGGCAATGGCGAATATGATGTATCGGTACCAGAGGGCGCATCGCTGGTGTTTTCCTATATCGGTTACCTGACGCAAACGGTAGAAGTTGGCACAAAAACGCAAATCAATGTAGTTTTAAAATTGGATGAAGCCAACCAGAAACTGAGCGAAGTAATTGTGGTTGGATACGGAACCCAGCGTAAAAGCGACCTTACAGGTTCTGTTGCTTCCATAAGTGCTAAAGATTTGGATAAAACGCCGGTGCTGGGCGCCGACCAGATGCTGCAGGGGCGCGTTAGCGGTTTGCAGCTTACCCAGTCAGACGGGCAACCCGGTAGTGCTACATCTATCCGCATACGTGGTACCAACTCCATCAACTCGGGCAACGAGCCTTTGTATGTGGTTGATGGCTTTGCAGGTGTCGGCAACCTTACCTCTATTAATCCCAGCGATATACAATCTATCGAGGTTTTAAAAGATGCATCGGCAACGGCAATATATGGTAGCCGCGGTGCCAACGGGGTAATACTTATTACCACCAAAAAAGGTAAAGCCGGGCAGCATGCTATAAATTTTGAATCGTACACAGGCTTACAGCACATTGCCCGTAAACTCCCCCTGATGGACGCCACGCAGTTTGGCAAATACCTGAACGAATATTATACGGAATATAACGCGGCTAACCCAGCCACCGCTAAAGCATTGCCTTATACCGACGACCAGATTGCCGGGTTTGGCAAAGGCACCGATTGGCAGGATGCGCTGTACCGCACCGCCCCCATACAAAACTACCAGCTTAGTTTTAACGGCGGCAGCAATGAAGCCCGCTATTACCTTAGTTTAAACCACTTTGACCAGGACGGTATTATGAGGGCCACCGGTTTCAGGCGCGAACTGATCCGTTTAAACCTTGACAGGAATATTGGGAAAAAGATTAAAATGGGTTTCTCATCTCAAATATCGTACAACGTACAGGCTGTTGACCCAAGTATAACAGGGGTAGGCTATGGTGCTGCCGGCGGCGCCCTGAGTATGAACCCTATTACCCCAGTACGCGATGCAAGCGGCGCGTATACCTTTGCAAATGCGCCTGCAGCCTATGTTGGCACCTACGGAAACCCGGTGGCCGCTGTAGAACTGGCAACAGACCGCATTGCCAATGCGCGCGGGCTTATTAATACCTTTGGCGAGTATGAATTTATCCCCGGCTTTAAATTTAAAAGCAGCTTTGGGGTTGATTATAATACGGCCAATGAAAACTCGTACCTGCCTACCACTATTTACATCGGGCAGCAAACCAGCGGAACGGCTTATTCATCCAATAATACAAGCTACAGCTGGTTAAATGAAAATACATTATCGTTTAATAAGCAATTCAACAAAATACATGTAATTGATGCGGTAGCCGGTGTTTCATTACAGGAGTTTAAAACCAAAGCATTCAGCAGCAGTGCACAGGGCTTTTTTACCGATAATTTAGGTACAGATAACCTGGCTTTGGGCGCCAATGTTTTAACGCCACAATCCAATACCTATAAAAACACCATTGCCTCCTATTTTGGGCGGGTTAATTACCGGCTGATGGAAAAGTACCTGTTTACTTTCACCATGCGTTCTGATGGGTCTTCCCGTTTCGGCACAACCAGGAAATGGGGTTATTTCCCATCCGGCGCATTTGCATGGAGGGCATCCGAAGAAAAATTCATAAAAAACATTAAACAGATCTCGGACCTGAAAATAAGGGCCAGCTATGGGGTTACCGGTAACCAGGAAATAGGATCGTACCAATCATTATCTCAATATGGCATAAACAGCTACTCTTTAGGCACTTCAACAACACGTGTGGTTGGTGTACAGCCCAATAATATTGCCAACCCTAAATTAAGCTGGGAGTCTACCGCTTCATTAGATGTGGGCGCTGATATGGGATTTTTTAATAATCGTATCAGCCTTACCGCCGATTATTATCATAAAACAACCAGCGATCTGCTGCTTAACTTCTCGATACCTCAGTCATCTGGCTTCTCAAGCATCCTGCTAAATGCCGGCAAAGTTGAAAACCACGGCATCGAGCTTTCTTTGACTACAAGAAATATCGAATCGGCAGGCTTTAACTGGTCAACCACCATTACCTATGCCGCCAACAAAAACAAGGTATTGGATATGAACGGCACCAACAACATATTGGTAGGCAACACAGGGCCGTACATTGTAACCAATGGCCTTGCGCCTTCCATTTTACGGATTGGCCAGCCAATAGGGTCGTTCTACGGCTATCATTTTGATGGCATATACCAAACGCAGGCGCAAATTACCGCGGCAGGTATATCGGGCGTGGTACCCGGCGACGCCATCATTCGCGATGTTGACGGCAATAAGATAATTAATGGCAACGACCGCGAAATTATAGGCCAGGCTGCGCCGAAGTTTATTTTCAGTATAAACAATACCCTGTCTTACAAAAACTTTGATCTTTCCATTTTTGCCCAGGGCGTACAAGGTAATAAGGTGCTAAACCTTACCAGCTATGCCCACAGTAACGGAACCACAGCAAACGTGTATGCCTATATGGCCAATGCCTGGAACGGCCCCGGCACCAGCAATACTATCCCCAGAGTGCTCAGCACATCCATCCGCAGCGCCGGTGTGGTAGATAATTACCTGGAAGATGGTAGTTATTTAAGGATACAAACGGTATCGTTGGGATACAACATACCGGTTTCGCCTAAATCACGAGTGTTTAAAACCTCAACAGTATATGTTACGGTGCAAAATGCATACACCTTCACCAAGTACACTGGTTATAACCCCGAAATAAACAGCTTTGGCGCGCAAAACCTGAATGCGGGTACACAAAACCTGAACCCCGGCAGCCAGAACTTAAACCTTGGGGCCGATGTTAACTCCTATCCGCCGTCAAGGACCTTTTTATTGGGGGTAAAATTAGGCTTTTAA
- a CDS encoding RagB/SusD family nutrient uptake outer membrane protein → MKIRILMAVAIVTFSLTSCKKFLTEQPYSFLTPTNFYKNQGDATAALNGVFSTMQPQTFYQRTVYTVSDNASDLMYAAPGSSTDRNSLTNHTFAAVNGEIANWYINDYKMIKNANDVIKYVPPISMDPVERANIVGNARFLRALGYFNLLTAFGQVPLITEPVTASSPDLYPKKASLAVLYDQVVADLQYAEANCYAEKNIIAGNKGRVSSGAASALLAKVLLTRAKSGAAKATDSQDALTECNKVINDSGSYSLLTNYASIFSSDNKYNKEIVFAVRFGTAPNVGNIILRMFYPTVLGGYGSFFAQNYFFNNGFPDGDRDVRKTYSISNKAVDSKGVTQTVTPFIYKFRDSQWKQDNNSRSDWFVLRLAEVYLLQSEAMHNINPADPNKFNGINIVRARAGLSLPTDQLNMTNTPTPDAFIDALLAERARELCGEGQRRWDLLRLGRLKTAMATIGVTVDDNHLLFPIPQSEQDANPNL, encoded by the coding sequence ATGAAGATAAGAATTTTAATGGCTGTAGCGATAGTTACCTTCAGCCTTACCTCGTGTAAGAAATTCCTTACCGAACAGCCGTACAGCTTTTTAACGCCCACCAATTTTTATAAAAACCAAGGCGATGCTACCGCTGCTTTAAACGGCGTTTTTAGTACCATGCAACCGCAAACCTTTTATCAGCGCACGGTTTACACCGTATCTGATAATGCTTCGGATTTGATGTATGCTGCACCTGGCTCCTCAACAGACAGGAACTCGTTAACCAACCACACGTTTGCCGCAGTAAATGGCGAAATTGCCAACTGGTACATTAACGATTACAAAATGATCAAGAATGCCAACGACGTTATTAAATACGTTCCGCCAATTTCAATGGACCCGGTTGAGCGGGCAAATATTGTTGGTAATGCCCGCTTTTTGCGCGCTTTGGGCTACTTTAACCTGCTTACCGCTTTTGGGCAGGTGCCGCTTATTACCGAACCCGTTACGGCTTCATCTCCCGATCTGTACCCCAAAAAGGCATCACTTGCCGTGCTTTATGACCAGGTTGTTGCCGATCTTCAGTATGCTGAAGCCAATTGTTATGCCGAGAAAAATATCATTGCCGGCAATAAGGGAAGGGTATCATCTGGCGCGGCATCGGCCTTACTGGCAAAGGTATTGCTAACGCGCGCCAAATCCGGGGCCGCAAAAGCTACCGATAGCCAGGACGCGCTCACCGAATGCAATAAAGTAATTAACGACAGCGGCTCATACAGCCTGCTTACCAATTATGCCAGCATATTCAGCTCGGATAATAAATATAATAAAGAGATAGTTTTTGCAGTACGCTTTGGTACCGCGCCCAATGTTGGCAATATCATATTGCGTATGTTTTATCCAACGGTATTAGGGGGGTATGGCTCTTTTTTTGCCCAGAACTACTTTTTTAATAATGGCTTCCCGGATGGCGACAGGGATGTGCGTAAAACCTACAGCATATCTAACAAGGCTGTTGACAGTAAGGGCGTAACCCAAACGGTAACCCCCTTTATTTATAAATTCAGGGATAGCCAGTGGAAACAGGATAATAACTCCCGGAGCGATTGGTTTGTATTACGCCTGGCCGAAGTGTACCTGCTGCAGTCAGAAGCCATGCATAACATCAATCCGGCCGATCCTAACAAGTTTAACGGGATAAATATAGTGCGGGCACGGGCCGGTTTATCGCTGCCAACAGACCAGCTGAACATGACCAACACCCCCACGCCCGATGCATTTATAGATGCCTTACTGGCCGAACGCGCGCGCGAACTTTGCGGAGAAGGACAACGCCGCTGGGACCTTTTACGTTTGGGCCGGTTGAAAACCGCTATGGCCACAATTGGTGTTACCGTAGATGATAACCATTTGCTGTTCCCAATCCCGCAATCTGAACAGGATGCCAATCCTAATTTATAA
- a CDS encoding histidine-type phosphatase, which produces MKKAFLYLLLLTTSALTSHAQDCGTAFLGTKTLYKAPFVKYTPVPAGYQPVFINHVGRHGARHLTKDVNTTAIYGILLKADSTNMLTDKGRLLKQMVLSLQKVEKGNTKSISAEGRAELKEIGNRMYHNYSNVFARSPKLNVTVTKEIRTKQSADAFLSGLKAGLKDSAQITETNDDLNLRFYDESPAYTAYKDGDDWEKYKAIIVKAEHIDEMNKNITARLFKPDFLKTQDKKWADKIVSDMWGFATIVYSLKEEIGQKNIAPGDLDFTRFFTCEELKALGRADAVEDFLVKGPGIKPNGIQVIIAAPLLANFITTSDDFIKTGPVNANLRFAHAETISPFAALLGIVGADKVSPNINQFDAAWQASNVAPLSSNIQWIFYKKKGSANYLVKVLLNEKEAHITGLKAGFPYYKWADVRKLYVAKLTSLNYKLGDDASAFLKAVK; this is translated from the coding sequence ATGAAAAAAGCCTTTTTATATCTCCTGCTCCTAACAACATCAGCCTTAACCTCGCACGCCCAGGATTGCGGCACCGCTTTTTTAGGTACCAAAACCCTGTATAAGGCGCCGTTTGTAAAATATACGCCCGTGCCCGCGGGCTACCAGCCGGTGTTTATTAACCACGTAGGCAGGCATGGGGCAAGGCATTTAACCAAGGATGTAAATACCACTGCCATATATGGCATCTTATTGAAGGCTGATAGTACAAATATGCTTACAGACAAAGGCCGGCTGCTTAAACAAATGGTGCTTAGCCTGCAAAAGGTAGAGAAAGGAAACACCAAATCCATATCAGCCGAGGGCCGTGCCGAGCTGAAAGAGATAGGCAACAGAATGTACCACAACTACAGTAATGTATTTGCCCGTAGCCCCAAACTCAATGTAACTGTTACCAAAGAAATACGCACTAAACAAAGCGCCGACGCCTTTTTATCAGGACTGAAGGCCGGATTAAAAGATTCGGCGCAAATAACGGAGACTAATGATGATTTAAACCTGCGTTTTTATGACGAATCGCCGGCTTATACGGCTTATAAAGACGGGGATGATTGGGAAAAATACAAAGCAATTATAGTTAAAGCCGAACATATTGACGAGATGAACAAAAACATCACCGCCAGGCTTTTTAAGCCGGACTTTCTGAAAACACAGGATAAAAAATGGGCAGATAAAATAGTAAGCGATATGTGGGGTTTTGCCACCATCGTATATTCGTTGAAAGAGGAGATCGGCCAAAAAAACATCGCACCAGGAGATCTTGATTTTACCCGCTTTTTTACCTGCGAAGAGTTAAAGGCTTTGGGCCGTGCCGATGCCGTTGAAGATTTTTTGGTAAAAGGCCCGGGTATAAAACCCAATGGTATACAGGTTATTATAGCCGCCCCTTTATTAGCCAATTTTATAACCACCAGCGACGATTTTATAAAAACCGGGCCGGTAAACGCCAACCTTCGTTTTGCCCATGCCGAAACCATTTCGCCATTTGCCGCGTTGCTGGGTATTGTGGGTGCCGACAAGGTATCGCCAAATATCAACCAATTTGATGCCGCCTGGCAGGCCTCCAACGTAGCGCCTTTAAGCTCGAATATCCAGTGGATATTTTATAAAAAGAAAGGATCGGCAAATTACCTGGTTAAAGTTTTACTCAACGAAAAGGAGGCGCATATAACCGGTTTAAAAGCCGGCTTTCCCTATTATAAATGGGCCGATGTGCGTAAATTGTACGTAGCTAAGCTTACCAGTCTAAATTATAAATTAGGTGATGACGCGTCGGCGTTTTTAAAGGCGGTGAAGTAG
- a CDS encoding TonB-dependent receptor produces MKKLLPLLIIFQFVISSFVFASGTIKGTVTDRKTGEPLVGATVKLKSKDKSFKASTGVGLDGSFVFKNVPAGKYEVEANYISFEADETDVAVQDGAIANVKLSLKTKEHALSEVAISGRADKATDQSATNAQRRSPALLNVVSARTIEASPDITIANVTQRVSGVSVDRSTNGEAQYAIIRGMDARYQYTLVNGVKIPSPDNKNRYVPLDIFPADIVDRLEVSKSLTANMEGDAIGGAINLVLKDAPDDFTVRANLGTGLAANFFNKGFTKFDHSGSLQTSPRADGRIATGADFTTAPFHYSENKVPLATIAGLSIGGRSANKKFGALVSLSYQNTYRQTNGTFFSTEVNPANNQPLVTDIEKRNYNIQQQRTGVITKFDYRINPANKITLDLDYINLTQNTYRFSSDTSLELGRAGIGTGRVSQTYRSDRTIQTIKNGNLHGDHKLTDNFRINWTAVYSKATANEPDRAELNLNTGRNVQADGSIVQAPFTFDALKAQSRTFAKNSDEDKTGFLNFIYNPVLFDNKVELTAGGMYRDKTRHSSYDEYDLRPGAANTAQTFNGNVDANTFDLFNTQGTPTNALNYDFTEKVAAGYGQVKLTTGKLLTIAGLRYEHTSQGWHTQADPSIEGKDGTIKYYDLLPSLNFKYQFNEKQDLRLSYYSAISRPNFYELVPHTAGDPDALYNEQGNPNLKRITAENFDLRYELFPKTLDQLLVGVFYKSINNPVEYAIEKSGTSFVLRPENFGNAHNYGFELDYTKYFRSFGIRANYTYTNSKITTDKEEEYRNDQGQVTHRTVQQTRSLQGQSKNIGNLSLLYRSVKNGLNAQLSFVYTGARLNTVSPYLDNDIWQKGFTTLDLSADKRLFGNLYLYVKATNLLNTPYELEIRRPYPTDAVNVELQKAGENTAVRKDLYKQYYILGLRYKL; encoded by the coding sequence GTTGGCGCCACGGTTAAATTAAAAAGCAAAGATAAAAGCTTCAAAGCATCAACCGGTGTTGGCCTTGATGGCAGCTTTGTTTTTAAAAATGTACCAGCCGGCAAGTACGAAGTTGAGGCCAATTACATCTCTTTTGAAGCTGATGAAACCGATGTAGCTGTACAGGATGGTGCTATCGCCAACGTTAAATTATCTTTAAAAACAAAAGAACACGCCCTAAGCGAAGTAGCCATATCCGGCCGGGCTGATAAAGCTACCGATCAATCGGCCACCAATGCGCAGCGCAGGTCGCCGGCTTTGTTAAATGTGGTATCGGCCCGTACTATCGAAGCATCGCCCGATATTACCATTGCCAATGTTACCCAGCGTGTATCGGGCGTATCTGTTGACCGCAGCACCAACGGCGAGGCACAATATGCCATTATACGCGGTATGGATGCGCGTTACCAGTATACGCTTGTAAATGGCGTTAAAATCCCCAGCCCCGATAATAAAAATCGTTATGTGCCGCTTGATATTTTCCCGGCAGATATTGTCGACCGTTTGGAGGTTTCCAAATCACTTACGGCCAATATGGAAGGTGATGCTATTGGTGGCGCTATAAACCTGGTATTAAAAGATGCACCGGATGATTTTACCGTTCGTGCCAACTTAGGTACGGGTTTGGCAGCTAATTTTTTTAACAAAGGTTTTACCAAATTTGATCATAGCGGTAGTTTACAAACCTCGCCGCGTGCCGACGGCCGCATAGCTACCGGCGCCGATTTTACAACCGCACCTTTTCACTACAGCGAAAACAAAGTGCCACTGGCTACTATAGCAGGTTTAAGCATAGGCGGGCGCAGCGCCAATAAAAAGTTTGGCGCCCTGGTATCATTAAGCTACCAAAATACCTACAGGCAAACCAACGGTACGTTTTTTAGCACCGAGGTAAACCCGGCAAACAATCAACCCCTGGTTACCGATATAGAAAAACGTAATTACAATATCCAGCAGCAGCGTACCGGGGTTATCACCAAGTTTGATTACCGTATTAACCCCGCCAATAAAATTACACTCGACCTGGACTATATCAACCTAACACAGAATACTTACAGGTTCAGCTCAGATACCAGTTTAGAGCTTGGCCGCGCCGGTATTGGTACAGGCAGGGTAAGCCAAACCTACCGCAGCGACAGAACTATACAAACCATAAAAAACGGCAATTTACATGGCGATCATAAGCTAACCGATAATTTCAGGATCAACTGGACTGCCGTTTACTCAAAAGCTACAGCCAATGAGCCCGATAGGGCCGAGCTTAACCTGAATACAGGGCGGAATGTACAGGCAGACGGAAGCATAGTACAGGCCCCATTTACTTTTGACGCCCTGAAAGCGCAAAGCCGCACGTTCGCCAAAAACTCCGACGAGGATAAAACAGGGTTCCTGAATTTTATTTACAACCCGGTTTTGTTTGATAACAAGGTTGAGTTAACCGCCGGTGGTATGTACCGCGATAAAACCAGGCACAGCAGCTACGATGAGTACGACCTGAGGCCAGGCGCTGCTAACACCGCGCAAACTTTTAATGGCAATGTAGATGCCAATACTTTTGATTTGTTTAACACCCAGGGCACGCCAACCAACGCCCTTAATTACGATTTTACCGAAAAGGTTGCCGCAGGATATGGCCAGGTTAAATTAACCACCGGTAAATTGCTAACTATTGCGGGCCTAAGATATGAGCATACCAGCCAGGGATGGCACACCCAGGCCGATCCTTCAATTGAGGGCAAGGATGGTACCATAAAATATTACGATTTGCTGCCAAGCCTGAACTTTAAATACCAGTTTAATGAAAAACAGGATTTGCGCCTGTCGTACTACTCGGCCATCAGCCGGCCAAACTTTTACGAGTTAGTGCCGCATACAGCCGGCGATCCGGATGCACTTTACAACGAGCAGGGTAACCCTAACCTGAAACGGATCACTGCCGAAAACTTCGACCTGCGTTATGAACTTTTCCCAAAAACGCTTGACCAGTTATTGGTTGGTGTATTTTATAAATCAATTAATAACCCGGTTGAATACGCCATCGAAAAATCGGGTACAAGCTTTGTATTAAGGCCCGAGAATTTTGGTAATGCCCATAACTATGGTTTCGAGCTTGATTACACCAAATACTTCAGAAGCTTTGGTATCCGCGCTAACTACACCTACACCAATTCAAAAATAACTACCGATAAGGAAGAAGAGTACCGTAACGACCAGGGCCAGGTAACCCACCGCACGGTACAGCAAACGCGGTCGCTGCAAGGTCAGTCTAAAAATATTGGCAACCTGTCTTTATTATACCGCAGTGTTAAAAACGGGCTTAATGCGCAACTATCATTTGTGTACACCGGTGCCAGGTTAAATACGGTTTCGCCTTACCTGGATAATGACATCTGGCAAAAAGGTTTCACCACGCTTGACTTATCTGCCGATAAACGTTTGTTTGGCAACCTGTACCTGTATGTTAAGGCAACCAACCTATTAAATACGCCTTACGAACTGGAGATAAGAAGGCCTTACCCGACCGATGCGGTAAATGTTGAACTGCAAAAAGCGGGCGAGAATACAGCTGTGCGTAAAGACCTGTATAAGCAATATTACATACTTGGTTTACGGTATAAATTATAA